The following are encoded together in the Sphingomonas insulae genome:
- the moaD gene encoding molybdopterin converting factor subunit 1: MAIEMLYFAWVRERMGVAQESIDPPAAVTSVAALVDWLAGRDDTSAAALEDRVRLRAAVDQNFVAMDASIVGAREIALFPPVTGG, encoded by the coding sequence ATGGCGATCGAAATGCTGTATTTCGCCTGGGTGCGCGAACGGATGGGCGTTGCGCAGGAATCGATCGATCCACCCGCCGCCGTGACCAGCGTCGCCGCGTTGGTCGACTGGCTGGCGGGGCGTGACGACACGAGCGCTGCGGCATTAGAGGATCGCGTCCGGCTGCGGGCGGCGGTCGACCAGAATTTCGTGGCGATGGACGCGAGTATCGTCGGGGCGCGTGAAATCGCGCTGTTTCCACCGGTGACCGGCGGATGA
- a CDS encoding molybdenum cofactor biosynthesis protein MoaE has translation MIRIHVSPAAIDIGAEMALVEQTGGAGAVATFTGLVRADDDVGTLELEHYPGATESALRLVAEGATTRWALAAATIVHRVGPMVPGERIVFVAASAPHRAAALEACTYLIDRLKTDAPFWKRETRGTEATWVEARDTDTAAAERWKED, from the coding sequence ATGATCCGCATCCACGTCTCGCCCGCCGCAATCGATATCGGGGCGGAGATGGCGCTGGTCGAACAGACCGGCGGCGCGGGCGCGGTGGCGACCTTCACCGGGCTGGTGCGTGCCGACGACGACGTGGGAACGCTGGAATTGGAACATTATCCGGGCGCGACCGAATCGGCTCTGCGCCTTGTGGCCGAGGGTGCGACGACCCGCTGGGCGCTGGCTGCGGCAACGATCGTCCACCGCGTTGGGCCGATGGTGCCGGGCGAGCGGATCGTGTTCGTCGCCGCATCGGCACCGCATCGGGCGGCGGCGCTGGAGGCGTGCACCTATCTGATCGACCGGTTGAAGACGGATGCGCCGTTCTGGAAGCGCGAGACGCGCGGCACGGAAGCGACATGGGTCGAGGCGCGCGATACGGACACGGCGGCGGCGGAGCGTTGGAAGGAGGACTGA
- a CDS encoding hydrogen peroxide-inducible genes activator: MAATYLPTLKQLQYLVALKDAGHFGRAAEACFVTQSTLSAGLRELETLIGVTLVERTRRVVRFTPLGDRIADKARRVLREAEELGDIARAAGRPLSGEMRMSVIPTIAPFMLPHILPRLRRDYPDLKLFLREEPSGAACEGLHNGRTDCVLLALPFACGDVASHPLFDDRLFVAYQPQDMPSDPPTIPAALIDETRLLLLEDGHCLKDHALSACNRPELRAEATMLGTSLHTIVQMVDNGLGMTMLPEMALKAGILDHTGIIAKPLEAENAVRHIALVWRRASPREKDFQLLAEALAQAR; encoded by the coding sequence ATGGCAGCGACCTACCTTCCCACGCTCAAACAGCTGCAATATCTTGTGGCGTTGAAGGATGCCGGCCATTTCGGCCGCGCCGCCGAGGCGTGTTTCGTCACCCAGTCCACCCTCTCCGCCGGCCTGCGCGAACTCGAAACCCTCATCGGCGTCACCCTGGTCGAGCGCACCCGCCGCGTCGTCCGCTTCACGCCGCTGGGCGACCGGATCGCCGATAAGGCCCGTCGCGTGCTGCGCGAGGCGGAGGAGCTGGGCGATATCGCCCGCGCCGCCGGCCGTCCGCTGTCGGGCGAGATGCGGATGAGCGTCATCCCGACCATCGCGCCCTTCATGCTGCCTCACATCCTGCCACGCCTGCGCCGCGACTATCCCGATCTGAAGCTGTTCCTTCGCGAGGAGCCGTCGGGGGCGGCATGCGAAGGACTGCACAACGGCCGCACCGACTGCGTGCTGCTCGCCCTCCCCTTCGCCTGCGGCGATGTTGCCTCCCACCCGCTGTTCGACGACCGCCTGTTCGTCGCCTACCAGCCGCAGGACATGCCGAGCGACCCGCCGACGATCCCCGCCGCGTTGATCGACGAAACGCGGCTGCTGCTGCTCGAGGACGGGCATTGCCTGAAGGACCACGCGCTGTCGGCATGCAACCGCCCGGAATTGCGCGCGGAAGCGACGATGCTGGGCACTTCGCTGCACACGATCGTGCAGATGGTCGACAATGGCCTCGGGATGACGATGCTGCCCGAAATGGCGCTGAAGGCGGGTATTCTCGACCACACGGGCATCATCGCCAAACCGCTGGAGGCCGAAAATGCCGTTCGGCACATCGCCCTCGTCTGGCGGCGCGCCTCGCCGCGCGAAAAGGACTTCCAGCTGCTCGCCGAAGCGCTGGCGCAGGCGCGCTGA
- the pgsA gene encoding CDP-diacylglycerol--glycerol-3-phosphate 3-phosphatidyltransferase: MLTLPNLLTLSRIVAVPLLVAFLWWPRWEAGFGIAFALYCLMGVTDYFDGYLARAQGAVSKLGAFLDPIADKIMVAAVILMLVGTRHDDMALITGVHLIAALIILLREIAVSGLREFLAGLQVSLPVSKLAKWKTTLQLVAFGALILAGALPAQAWIKVAGLGCLWAAAALTLVTGWDYLRVGIRHMD, translated from the coding sequence ATGCTGACCTTGCCCAACCTCCTGACGCTGTCGCGCATCGTCGCGGTGCCGCTGCTCGTCGCCTTTCTGTGGTGGCCGCGGTGGGAGGCGGGCTTCGGCATCGCCTTTGCCCTGTATTGCCTGATGGGCGTTACCGACTATTTCGATGGCTATCTGGCGCGTGCGCAGGGTGCGGTGTCGAAACTGGGCGCTTTCCTCGACCCGATTGCGGACAAGATCATGGTCGCGGCGGTGATCCTGATGCTGGTTGGCACGCGCCACGACGACATGGCGCTGATCACCGGCGTCCACCTGATCGCGGCGCTCATCATCCTGCTGCGCGAAATCGCGGTGTCGGGATTGCGCGAATTTCTGGCGGGGTTGCAGGTATCGCTGCCGGTGTCGAAGCTCGCCAAGTGGAAGACGACGCTGCAACTCGTCGCGTTCGGTGCGCTGATCCTGGCAGGGGCGCTGCCGGCACAGGCGTGGATCAAGGTGGCCGGGCTCGGTTGCCTATGGGCGGCGGCGGCGCTGACATTGGTGACGGGCTGGGATTACCTGCGCGTCGGCATCCGGCACATGGATTGA
- a CDS encoding fasciclin domain-containing protein has translation MTQSILIHARHLAVPAIAALLAGCVPPATAPVTAPPAVASAPVPVDPSHMESEATIAASIAATPGLHTVATELRTAELDQLLGGDGPYTLFAPTDAAFTRLAPGIARDLLAPENRNALVAILRYHVVAGTMTTEQLTDRIRAGGGRAVLTTIGGQPITATMTGDVITLTSVTGNRSYVEAADVAQVNGVIHVVNGVLVPNLP, from the coding sequence GTGACCCAATCCATCCTGATCCATGCGCGGCACCTGGCCGTGCCTGCCATCGCCGCGCTGCTCGCCGGCTGCGTCCCGCCGGCGACCGCCCCCGTCACCGCACCGCCGGCGGTCGCGAGCGCGCCGGTGCCGGTCGACCCGTCGCACATGGAATCGGAGGCGACGATCGCCGCGTCGATCGCCGCGACGCCGGGCCTGCATACGGTGGCGACCGAATTGCGCACCGCCGAACTCGACCAGTTGCTCGGCGGCGACGGGCCATACACGCTGTTCGCACCGACCGATGCCGCCTTCACCCGCCTCGCGCCCGGCATCGCCCGCGATCTGCTCGCACCGGAAAACCGGAACGCGCTGGTCGCGATTCTCCGCTACCATGTCGTTGCCGGGACGATGACCACCGAACAGCTGACCGACCGTATCCGCGCCGGCGGCGGTCGTGCCGTGCTGACGACGATCGGCGGCCAGCCGATCACGGCGACGATGACCGGCGATGTCATCACGCTGACCAGCGTCACCGGCAACCGCAGCTATGTCGAGGCAGCCGACGTCGCGCAGGTCAATGGTGTGATTCATGTGGTGAACGGCGTGCTGGTACCCAATTTGCCATAA
- a CDS encoding MFS transporter: MLNAMGLLKQRRFLPLFTTQFLGAFNDNLFKTSMVLFATYAIFNDPHMEANFNALATGIAILPFFLLSALAGQLADSHDKARIIRIVKTAEIGIMLLGAAGLMVARAGYPTLGIGLMLGAVLFLGVHSTFFGPIKYAILPQHLKPCDVLGGTGLVEAGTYLAILLGTIMAGYVPIEGAAILVIVVALIGWITARQVPPAPREGPRLKLNYNPFTASWRLIRTTMHIPRLFLAICAISFFWTIGSVLIIVFPPLVKNVLTADERVASGAIAVFSVGVAIGSVVINTMLKGRISARYSPVSVVAMGVFVVIFSFLCRNWVPAAPGTFYDWSQFVAQPRAIPIMLCLLAIATTGGMFVVPLYAFLTTTVEKDQTARTVAANNVVNSGAMTVGSIAVLGINMLGVKPVDMLFVVAAMCLVSAWIAQKLHAACD; encoded by the coding sequence ATGCTGAATGCCATGGGGTTGCTGAAGCAGCGCCGCTTCCTGCCCCTTTTCACCACACAGTTCCTGGGCGCCTTCAACGACAATCTGTTCAAGACGTCGATGGTGCTGTTCGCGACCTATGCGATCTTCAACGATCCGCACATGGAAGCGAATTTCAATGCGTTGGCGACCGGTATCGCCATCCTGCCGTTCTTCCTGCTGTCCGCGCTTGCCGGCCAGCTCGCCGACAGTCATGACAAGGCGCGAATCATCCGTATCGTCAAGACGGCGGAGATCGGCATCATGCTGCTCGGCGCTGCGGGACTGATGGTCGCGCGCGCCGGTTATCCGACGCTGGGCATCGGCCTCATGCTGGGCGCCGTACTGTTTCTCGGCGTCCACTCCACGTTCTTCGGCCCGATCAAATACGCGATCCTGCCCCAGCACCTGAAACCGTGCGACGTGCTCGGCGGCACCGGCCTGGTCGAGGCGGGGACGTATCTGGCGATCCTGCTCGGCACGATCATGGCGGGCTATGTGCCGATCGAGGGTGCCGCGATCCTCGTCATCGTCGTCGCGCTGATCGGCTGGATCACCGCGCGGCAGGTGCCGCCCGCCCCGCGCGAGGGGCCGCGGCTTAAGCTCAACTACAATCCGTTCACCGCATCGTGGCGGCTGATCCGCACGACGATGCACATCCCGCGGCTGTTCCTGGCGATCTGCGCGATCAGCTTCTTCTGGACGATCGGCTCGGTGCTCATCATCGTCTTTCCGCCGCTGGTGAAGAACGTGCTGACCGCCGACGAACGCGTCGCCAGCGGCGCCATCGCCGTCTTCTCGGTTGGCGTGGCGATCGGCTCGGTGGTCATCAACACGATGCTGAAGGGGCGGATCAGCGCACGCTATTCGCCGGTATCAGTGGTCGCGATGGGCGTATTCGTCGTGATCTTCTCGTTCCTGTGCCGCAACTGGGTGCCGGCCGCGCCCGGCACGTTCTACGACTGGAGCCAATTCGTCGCACAGCCGCGCGCCATCCCGATCATGCTGTGCCTGCTCGCGATCGCCACGACCGGTGGCATGTTCGTGGTGCCACTCTATGCATTCCTCACCACGACGGTGGAAAAGGACCAGACCGCGCGTACGGTGGCGGCGAACAACGTGGTCAACTCGGGCGCGATGACGGTCGGGTCGATCGCGGTCCTCGGCATCAACATGCTGGGCGTGAAACCGGTCGACATGCTGTTCGTGGTTGCCGCGATGTGCCTGGTGTCGGCATGGATCGCACAAAAGCTGCACGCCGCCTGCGATTAG